TCGTAACTCCAAATTCAGAATttgaattattaataaaactttattctgaAAGTGTTCAATAAgcatatgtaatattttgaaaggtttctgtgttttttttttttttttcaagtagctcaatttatttatttatttatttattttttgagacggagtctcgctctgtcgcccgggctggagtgcagtggccggatctcagctcactgcaagctccgcctcccaggtttaggccattctcctgcctcagcctcccgagtagctgggactacaggcgcccgccacctcgcccggctagctgttttttgtattttttagtagagacagggtttcaccgtgttagccaggatggtctcgatctcctgacctcgtgatccgcccgtctcagcctcccaaagtgctgggattacaggcttgagccaccacgcccggccctcaatttatttttttatatttggcCTTTAAAGGGTAAGCTTTGATtatctgaaaaagtaaaatatgaggACTACCTCACTACCTGGGGCTGGATAAGTGACGTGCCCCGTTAAGTCATGGGCCTTGCTAAATTGGGTGTCCTAATGCACAATACAGCACCAGGGTGGCCTGGAGGGACGATAACCACCCCAGGATTTTCTGTGCACTCTTTTACTCCAAGAAATTTTGAGTTTTACACAGAAAACTTCCCAAGAAGTActcaaagaaggaagaaagtcaGCTGCTGGTTTCCTTACTTCTGACATTAAAAACCACTCAGGGAACTTGACACCTCTGGCTGCTTCAtctttatttcttgtttaaaCATCTTGAGAATTAAATTCTTTGTTAGAATGCAGAAGAAAGTCTCCTTTCCCATTCCCTCTAGAGATAAGAACCAATAAAAGATTTTGGTGAAGTTCTTATTTTTCCCATGCACAAGTGCACAGGTGCAAATGCAAATGTACAAATGCACACTTTGTCTTGTCTTTCTTGTCCCTGTCTTTGTTCCTGAACTCAAGGACGGCTCCTGCGGCAACAGAAGACTGTTTCCACCTGCTGTCACTCTGATTTGATTATATGTTAAACCCAAACTGGTGTGTGTGAGGCAGCTTCCCGGGATGCTGTCATATCTTCCCAGCTGAGCCCCAGCCAGACCCTGGAAAGGAGACTTTCCACCCTGGTGAAGGGTCTGATGGGGAATATATAAAGGAGGTGGTGCCTGGGGGCTTTTTCCTAAGTCAGCAGGAAGCAGGCTGATGTCCCAGACTGCTGAAAGGAGGCCCCATCTTTCAGGTGGGCTGGAAAGTAGACATCCTAAAGGCCTCTTTCCCCAAAGCTCCAAGCCCTGGCCCACTTCCAATGTGGATAATTACATTCCCCTTCCCTAAATACTCCCTGCAGCTTAAACTGGATGCAGGATTCTTCTTTTCTGCCCTAAAACACTGCAACATTGCTATGTGGCTATTAAACAGCTGCCATGTCCCATCCCAGAGGAGGCCGAAGGGAATCGAGTGGGTCATTTATAAAGCCAGTGAAGTGCTTGGGGATGAAAGTGCTCAATATCCTCCAAATGCAGCCTCGGGTGGTTAGGCTGGCGGTCAAATACCAAAGCAGATTAAGTCGGTAATCCGAATGTAATCGCTGGGGGATGGCCTGCCCTTCAGCCTCAGCCCCCTTGGACATGCTGTGTTCTTCTCAGGCTGGTTTGATGTTCCGATCATTGTTATGGGGCCTTCAGTTTTTTCCTCTATGAATACATGCAGCAATCATTGTGGGGGGTGGGAATGAATAGCACTGagaaggtaggaaaaaaaataggACACTAACATGCTTATTAACACCAACTGGAGGAACTCTGTCCCAGACTGACGCACACCTATTGGCAATTCTTCGtctgtaaattactttgagtTTTTCTAACAGAAAACCGGTttggctaattttcaaatttgtatACTTAGCTAGAAAAATGGAAACTATTCCTATTTATTGCCACAAAAACCATGTCCCTATTTTGCTTCATAGAATGCAAAAGCCAGCTCAAGCCCTGGGattatttatacttaaaaattaataatgaatagTATTTTGCCAGGGCAGCTGGGGTGGTGGGCaggaagaaaagtaagaaaaagatcTGCTATTCTagagctgggcccagtggctcaagtGAGGTCCTCCTGTCTGCCCATCGGTCCACACTCAGGCCTTTCTGGGCAAAGAAAAACAtagtaagaaaagaaagttgGATTTAAGTATTCTCAACTCTCAGCACTATGTTGTTGAGGACTAAAGCATGGACTCTTAATTGGACAGAACTAGGCTTAAATCCTGGCTTAGAAACTAGCTACATAATTCTCAACAAGGTGcttaacctctttgagcttccattttttccaaatgtaaaatggagacaagagtatctacctcatagggctTTAATGAGGATGAGTAAATGAGGTAATTCACATAGAGCACTTAGCATGGTGCCCAGTAAGAGTCATGATATTAATATCATTATTAGGTCAACTTTAGCCAAACAGTGTTCTCCTGTGAACAGTCTTCTCCTCCATTTCCGCTTTTAAGAAAGAAGAGTTTGGAAGCCACGGTCTATTCCCCACCTGCCACCAGGAGAAGTGACAGGTTAATGTGGGATATCGGGGCACATGGTgctacaaatgaagaaacttggacttgtttttaatttcagtttcatGCCCAAGCACAACAAAGACATcgggttttatttgtttgtttttacagccGCAGCAGCTATAGCTGTTTTATTTGCTCTGTGTGGAGGAGTAGAGAAGTGGCACGGGGGGCTGGGAGTGAGGAGCTGCGGCTAGTCTCTGGCCTGGTTATGGTGGTGGCTAGTCCACGTGACCTCTGCTTTCATAAGTTCTCCCCTGTTAGGCATTCCAAGGCTGTCATCCCCTGGGAGCACTATAAATTACAATGCATTGTGAGGATATTACTACTGTATTGGTTTCCACCGAATCAGTGTCATATGCTAAACACATCAAGATTTTTAATAGCACCAGACTAAACCAATTGGGACTGGAGCCCAAGCAGCTCATAATAAGGAGGGATCAACACTTCACTGTGTGACTGAACATGCGCAGGACAAACATTTTAAGACTGGAGACTGAGGGAATGCAAGCCACTGTAATCCACGTTGTCGGTTCTAGACATTTATGAGCTgtcagaaaaagggaaaaagaaattccCTCACCAATACTACCTGTCGATCAGGCccaggaagaaattaaagccAAGAATAATGACAGGAAAATAAACCAGCCCGTGATTCCATCATTGGTCTTAGCATTTCAGATGGAACTTAATAAAGAGACCAACTCCCACTGCTGACAGCCTTGGGCCCTGGGTCAAAGAGCCAGCCACCTAGCTCTGGGAAGCTGGTTAATGCTGATGTGCACACCTGGGAACACAGTGGACAAATCAAATAATTCCCAGAAATCTGAGCTGGAGCCACTACCCATGAGCctgttcttagaggaaaggcgcTGCAGGAATGAAAGTGACCACACTGCTTTTCCGGCGGTGACGACCTACCCACACGAGAACATGCCTCTCGCAAAGGATCTCCTTCATCCCTCcccagaagaggagaagaggaaacacaAGAAGAAACGCCTGGTGCGGAGCCCCAATTCCTACTTCATGGATGTGAAATGCCCAGGATGCTATAAAATCAACACGGTCTTTAGCCATGCACAAACGGTAGTTTTGTGTGTTGGCTGCTCCACTGTCCTCTGCCAGCCTACAGGAGGAAAAGCAAGGCTTACAGAAGGATGTTCCTTTAGGAGGAAGCAGCACTAAAAGCACTCTGAATCAAGATGAGTGGGAAACCATctcaataaacacattttggatattaaaaaaaaaaaaaagaaaggaagtgacCACGCTGCAAAATCACTGTTTTGACCCTCTTGGACTGAGATGTTCTTCAAGATGAGGACGGTATTTTACAGTGTTGCCTTTGAGGCAAGCTCAGAAGCTCTGCCTCTGATACTCGCCTGCTCCTGGTGTggcttcagaaaacaaaacaaacaaacaaataaaaaaaaaaaaaaaaaaaaaaaaaacaaggaaaaacaaattgtggTGAAAGTCCGCCCTCATCCCTCCTAAACCTACAAGGCTGACTTCCAATACCacctcctctgtaaagtttttTCCCAACTGTTTCTCTACATCTTAGAATTACTCTCTCATTTGTCTGGGGCGAGGGGTGGGGATGAATTTTACTGGTCAAAAGGACTTGCACTCCACTTTTGGTGCCCAGATTATTCTCAGGAACATTGTTGTCTCGAGGGCTTTAGTCTCACCCAGCTTCTACATTTGATCTGGGCTCCTGCCTCAAGCCTAAGGCTAGGAGTAGTCACTGTGCTTAGGTCAGCACCAAGTATTCCTAAAGGCCCACTGGGAGCCTCTGTCACTCACCAAGTAGTTCACTCGTCTTCTCGTCATATTCTTCAGCCATTTCCTTGCCATCTGGGAATAAATAGTGCACCTTCCTTCTCCCTGTGCACAAAACAGAGAGCGCCTTACCTCAAAGCCTCCCCTTGCCCTGTCCCTTGCAGATCAAGGGGCCTATCTGGGAAACAGCGCCAGCCTTGGGAGTACTGAGGAACCCAGCCAGGGCCTCTCCAAACTCCTTGCCAACCATCACCCACCATTACTTTAAAACATGTCCTGAGACTCTCTCCCTTTCTGAAGCTTTCCTTGAACATGTCTTTGCTCTGCTGTTTCCTCTACCAGCAACAGCTCCATACTTTTTCCTATCTGTGGAACTCTTCTTTGCCCTTCAAAAtccagctcaaatgtcacttccacTGGGAAGTCTTCCTCCACTATCACCTCCAGCCACCTTGGTAGGATTAATCACGTCCTCATGTGTGCCTCCCTAATGTTTTACTCATATCCATAGTGGAGCGTTTACTATGTACCatgatacttttaaaaagcatttgtctTCCCATGAATGATAACATATttatctctctctccccacttcctAAAACCAAGTCTATGTGTTCAGGACATTGAATTAGGTTTCCTGACCAAGCACTCCCTCTAGCCATGCCAGTGCCCTGCCTTCTTCTGCACATCTCCAGGCTATTCCTATCATACAGTAACACAATGCTAAGTCCTCATGCATTTTCTTCATGGCACTTACTTTGGTTATGATTTTACATCTATTTATGTGACTCTTTGATTATTGCCTCTCTTCTACTAGATAGGAGGGGTTTCATCCCCATGCTAGGGTTTCCTAAAGACCAAGCGTGGCTCCTGGCATATACTAGGAGCTCAACTAAATACTGATTGAAAGGATGAATAAACATTGATGCACTATCCACTGAAAGAATAGAAGAAACTAAGGgaggccaggtgaagtggctgacacctgtaatcccagcactttgggaggccgaggctggcagataacaagatcaggagttcaagaccagcctggccaacatggtgaaaccccatctctactaaagatacaaataagttagccaggcgtgctggcgggtgcctgtagtcccagccacccaggaggctgagacaggagaattgcttgaacctgagcggcgaaggtttcagtgagctgagattgcaccactgcactccatccagcctgggcaacagagtaagactgtcttaaaaaaaaaaaaaaagaagaaaaaagaagaagaagaggaagaagaaggaagaaggaagaaggaagaaggaagaaggaagaaggaagaagaagaagcagaagcagaagcagaagcagaagcagaagcagaagcagaagaagcagaagaagcagaagaagcagaagcagaagaagaaactAAGGGAGTCTCCTAGCCCAATTTCTCTACCCATGGAGCATTTGCTTAAAAGTGGCTATGtaatttccccctttctttttatAGGTAGGGAAGTAGATACAGGCAGACTCCTCAGTAAAACTAGTAACAGAGCACTAATATCCAGTAGACAAGTACCCTATGTATGCTTAATGAATAAGAGCCCCAAGGTGCCTTTTTCCTGTCCAATTCACTTCTCTGGTATACAGTTCCCTTGAGCCATTCCTAATCGGTATTCTGCGTAAACTCACCCCTAAATCTGCAGGGCCTCTAGCAGAGCCCTAGGTTATATCACCCTTAATCATTTGGATGGCTCACAAGCATTAGAAAGGGCTCTCCTGTCAGGAGAGGGATCCAAGGTACTGCCTGGGAGGAGCTCATCTTCTCCCCTTGGCATCTAGCCTTGAGTCCAGACAGGATGCAGTGCTTATGAAATCCACCAGGCATTTCACGTCTTAtcaaatttaattctcacaataatcctaTGTGTCTTCATTACCtgtatttcatagatgaggaaaactgagggctttttgtttgtttgtttgtttgtttttgacagagtctcgctctgtcgccaggctggagtgcagtggcgcaatctcagctcactgcaacctctgcctcccgggtttaagcaattctcctgcctcagcctcccgagtagctgggactacaggtgcatgccaccacaccagttaatttttgtatttttaacagagagagggtttcaccattttggccaggatggtttcaatcttctgaactcgtgatccacccaccttggcctcccaaagtactgggattacaggcgtgagccaccacgcccggccaactgaGGCTTTTTTtagagagtctcgctctattgctgaggctggagtgcagtggtgtgatctcggctcactgcaacctctgcctcctgggctcaagtgatcctccacctcagcctcccgagtagctgggaccatggttgcacaccaccatgcccagctaatttttaaatttttttgtagagatgcggtcttactatgttacccaggctgatctcaaactcctgagttcaagcgatcctcctgccttggcctctcaaagtattgggaatACAGGaatgagacaccacacccggccctcaaCTTTGTTTAAAGTGGGTTTTCCCAAACAAGTGTTTTTGTTTAAGAGTGTCTGCctatgttccctaggctggagtgcagtggctattcacaggcatgattatagcacactacagcctcaaatttctggcctcaagagagcttcctgcctcagtttccccagtagctgggattaaggtgccCAACACAGGTGTTTAGTTTTTATAAAGTCaactatgtattttctttctttgtggttacTGCCTTAGAAGTTGCGCTCAGAGTATCCTCCCTTACCCAATGATTATGCGATACTTATCTATACTTTGTTTTAATAGTATATTTATTCTAGaaataagtgtatatataaattattaagtatattagtatatttttgtaaaagaaaagataacTGTGAGTGTAAGCATGGAATAATATAGAagtttatgtataaaaatataaattatgggctgggcgtggcagctcacgcctgtaatctcagccctttgggaagccaaggcaggcagatcacctgaggttaggagttcgagaccagcctggttaacatggtgaaaccctgtctctactaaaaatacaaaaaaaattagccaagcatggtggcgggcgcctataatcccagctactcaggaggctgagataggagaatccgttgaacccaggaggcaaaggttgcagtgagccgagattgcgccattacactccagcttgggcaacaagagtgaaactcatctcaaaaaaaaaaaaaaactaaacgaAATTATGATTATCTAGgtagtaatatttaatattatatgtgacttattttatttttcttatttccacaatgaattatttctttaaaaaatcaaaaggacattggattggccgggcgcggtggctcaagcctgtaatcccagcactttgggaggccaagacgggcggatcacgaggtcaggagatcgagaccatcctggctaacacggtgaaaccccgtctctactaaaaaatacaaaaaactagccgggcgacgaggcgggcgcctgtagtcccaactactcgggaggctgagacaggagaatggcgtgaacccaggaggcggagcttgcagtgagctgagagccggccactgcactccagccttggtggcagagcaagactccgtctcaaaaaaaaaaaaaaaaaaaaaaaggacattggaTTCTCATTATCCAACCCAAGATATCAATAGCCATGATTCTTGGTGGAGGGGAGTAACCCTCCCCCACTCCCACACCCCTCCTACACACCCAGGGGTAAATCTGCAGGTTTGACAAGGCATAACAACATATGCGATACTGAATTGTTTTTCAGTTTGGGGATAGGGTGGAATCTAACATCATTTTGTGATGCTACTAACAAAAGAACTTAACAAAATCCTGGCcgataaaatatttgtttaaacacTACTGTGACCAAAAAGAGCGAAAGCAGGGACTGGAGTGGATCTTTGTATACTcatgttcagagcagcattattcacaatacccaaACGTTGGAagcaacccaggtgtccatcaacagatgaatgaatcaaCAGAATGCAGTACAGACATACAATGGGATAccactcagccttaaaaaggagcaaaactttgacacatgctacaatatcCATACTTCTGTGCCTACCTCTTCCAGGCATAGCCCTTGGTCCTTGCTGTATCTCCCCGAAAAACACAGGGAACATTTAGAGGTTTACTTTAGAAACAATATTACAGCCAGAAAGGACCTCAGACATAACAATCGTAGCCCATccacttcattttacagatgaggaaagtgagatcCAAACAAGTAAAGGGGCCGACTAGAGAGCCTGTGGTGAATTAACGGCACAG
The window above is part of the Rhinopithecus roxellana isolate Shanxi Qingling chromosome 11, ASM756505v1, whole genome shotgun sequence genome. Proteins encoded here:
- the DPCD gene encoding protein DPCD isoform X4 → MAVTGWMESLRTAQKTALLQDGRRKVHYLFPDGKEMAEEYDEKTSELLERPECGPMGRQEDLT
- the LOC115900372 gene encoding 40S ribosomal protein S27-like, with the protein product MPLAKDLLHPSPEEEKRKHKKKRLVRSPNSYFMDVKCPGCYKINTVFSHAQTVVLCVGCSTVLCQPTGGKARLTEGCSFRRKQH